A genome region from Triticum aestivum cultivar Chinese Spring chromosome 2B, IWGSC CS RefSeq v2.1, whole genome shotgun sequence includes the following:
- the LOC123043523 gene encoding uncharacterized protein yields the protein MPFWCSPDRCPYPRALGRGSFFLVVTTRSSQVVALSACCLAFLPAAVPFDHYLESWSKISYIWVRASINVGISNLITTIYSYHSGPGAFLSIARWKNIFPELACEGNKPKECIHTEP from the exons ATGCCGTTTTGGTGCAGCCCAGACCGCTGCCCCTACCCTCGCGCTCTAGGCAGAGGCTCATTTTTCTTGGTGGTGACTACACGTTCCTCCCAGGTGGTGGCGCTCTCTGCCTGCTGTCTTGCGTTTCTCCCAGCGGCTGTGCCCTTTGACCACTACCTCGAATCA TGGAGCAAGATTTCTTATATCTGGGTGAGGGCATCAATCAATGTTGGGATAAGCAATCTCATCACTACAATATATAGCTACCACAGTGGACCAGGCGCGTTCTTGAGCATAGCTAGATGGAAAAACATCTTTCCTGAGCTGGCATGTGAAG GAAACAAACCAAAGGAGTGCATTCACACGGAGCCATGA